In Choloepus didactylus isolate mChoDid1 chromosome 18, mChoDid1.pri, whole genome shotgun sequence, the genomic stretch AACATCCTTGGAGCCAGGCGTGATTTTGGCTAAGATCATTTCACTTCTCGTTTATTGTATCATCACTCATTCTGTAGCCAAGACCAATAATGTAATGAAGATTTTGTTCTTTCTGCGGCTACTAcagtgttttatttcttatcAATGAGCATATTTTAGTGCTGTTTTACCTGCCTCACACTGTCCTCtcagattaaaataataataccttCGGTTAATAATACCTTGCATTTGGGGAATTGCTTTCATCCCAACAGCTCAAAGCCCTCTACAGCAtgacctcattcattcattctccctgCGCTCCCAGGAAGGGGGCACTCCTATGTTATGCCAAAGAAGGGGAAAACCGACCCCAGCCATTCGTCTCCTACTAGATCCTCAGAAGCCAAAGGTATTGATTAGGCCTTCCACCTCTCATGGCCACAAATCACAGACAGAGCTCTGCTCCTCGCCCTCCCTCTCCCGGGAAAAGATAATCAGAACCTGAATCCTTTTGGCTCTGAGGGGGCTTTGTCCCCCATGCCGTTCTCAGATGCCCACAGCCGTGTCCTACAAACAGTAAACATTAAATAAACTTTGGGGATGGACTGTATTGACATCCAGGCATTTTGACCCTTTTGGCATTTTCAGGACCCTTACCTGCCTTGAGTACTTTTACTTAAGACCTAGGGGCTCATGGAAGAGGGGGGCTCATGAGGAATGTTATCCTGCTGCCTGAGCTGTGCCACCCAGGGTAGATCCTACTACTCATGGCCCTGGCATGTTTGACACTTGCGTGTACTTGTGAAAACTGGAGCCCCGCAATGACAGTACTTCCTTGTTCTGGCACTGTTTGTAGTCCCAGCTCCCTAGCAATGTAAGTAGCTGGCTGCTCACTTTTTTGTTTTCACCTTGCGATTACCGATTACCGGAAGGGAAGGGCTACAGGCTGTGCTTGACTCTCCAGCCACATGCTGGGTCTCACTCAGCCTAAGTGCACTTTGGGGTGTCTAAGTGCAATTACAGCAAGGAAAACTTAGATTCCTTAACAGGACTCAGCAGGCAAAATGCTGACTCCTACCCTttcaaaacaagcaagcaaacaaacaaaaagactaacTAAATGTAATAAACTCATTAAAGTGCCCTGAGCTATTTTTCATCAGTATATAAACATTGGGTGTAATCTTTTCCTTATTTATGTACTATTTTTTGTAGGGTCAAGTTTTCTTAGATGGAGAGTTTAAATCCACTTTAGACAAAGTGGAATCTGAATTGGTAGTTCAGATCAAAACCTTTCTTGAAAGAGAAACTCTATCCCTAGCAATATTTACCTTCCTAACCTCTTCAGCCCTTTCTCCAATCTACTTCAACGCCCCACAATTCCTAAACACAAACCCTGAAGGGTCAAATGCTAATCCAGAAGAGATGAGAGCTTGGGGTATATAAATAAACTTTGGTTTTAAATGACCAGGGTTGAGAGCCAGTACCTGTGTAGAAAcactcattattttttaaaaggatggtAGAAATTAAAGCTTCAATTAAGTCAATCaatctaagaaaacaaaaattctccGCTTAGTCACTGAGAAAGTCTCACTTCCTTCCCTGCAATTACATTTTTTGTACATTAACATTGGCTTACATCTTTAGGGAGCAAAGTTTTCGGTCTCAAACTATAAAAGGCTACTTGCCCCCTAGGGTGGGTGGTGACTGGAAGAGGGTATGAAGGGAGTTTCTGGGGTGCTGGTAATGTTTGGCTTATTGATTCGGGTGCTGCTTCCACGGGAATGTTTGTTTTGTGAGAGTCTGCGAGCAGTATCTGTGACATGTGCACCTTCctatatttatgttatatatcaataaaaggtttttaaaaaaagtaggaCTGCTtggaagttaaaaataaacaaataattttgagACTCGAGCAGCTGCAAAGgctctgttttctattttgatcTTTCTGTTTCTCGAGATGACCACATTTTTTAGAGGAAATGAGTCAAAGCCACTCTGTCTTGCTTTTCCAGCTGAGCATGTTCAGTTTCAATGAAGTAATGAATGAACTTGGCCGCACCACCCCCAAGCCTCCAAGAGCAAACAGAGGGACCTCGGCCAATCAGCAGGCACTCGAGGTTTTCAAGTTGAGTTCAAACAGAACCTCCAGAGGCCAATCAGCGCGGGAGGCTCCGCCCCCAACACCCGGCCGCGGCCAATCGCCAGCCCTCATGGGCCAAAACACAGAGGCCGGCCAATGCCGGGAAGCCCCACCGCGCAGCCCTCCGCCAATGGGCTCCGCCggggaaaaagagaaacagtCCCAGCCCCGCCGGCCTCAGCATTCGAATCGAACGTCCGGACGGGCGCTGGGGCGCAGGCGGGGCGGCGCGCCGGCCAATCAGCGGCGGCGGCTCGCGGGCCCCCGAACGTTGGGAcagcccggccccgccccgcgctGTTGTTTGTGGTGTCGGCCGGGCGCAGCGAGCGGAACCACAACATTCGCCGGGCGGCGCGGGCGGAGCGGCCGGGAGGCAGCGGGCGGGCGGGCGGGTGGGCGGGCCGGGGAGGCCGCGGAGCCGGCGGCGGGCGGGAGGGCGGCGAGGGCGAGCGGAGGGCGGCCGGCCTCCCGCGGCCGCCGAGCGGGGACCTGCGCGGCGGCGGAGCGGCCGGGCCTGGCGTCTCGCCATGTCGGTGAACATGGAGGAGCTGCGGCACCAGGTTATGATCAACCAGTTCGTGCTGGCCGCGGGCTGCGCTGCGGACCAGGCGAAGCAGCTGCTGCAGGCGGCCCACTGGCAGTTCGAGGTGCGTGCGGCCGGGCCTCCCCGCGGGCCCGGCTCCCCGTTAGCCGCCCGCGCCCCTCCCCCCCCGGCCCCCGGGCTCCTGCGCCGCGCGGCCGGGGGTGGCGGGGGTAGACCGCCGTGGGGCCGGAGTCGCGAGGGGAGGGGGCCCGGGGCCCGCAGCGGTGCCCCGGGCCGGGGTCGCCAGAAGGCCCCTGGGGGACGCCGAGCCGCCGCGCGCCGGGGaaggtggggggctggggactctATTTATATCGGCCCCGTAAGATGATCCGCGGCCGCGAGATCTCGCGTGGGGCGCGGGGCAAGAGCTGCCCGGAGCGCTGGGCCCGGAGAGGGGTTCTGGGGAGGATGGAGGAGGTTGGGAGGCGCAGCGGGGTCCTGCCGTCCCGGTGCCCCCTCTGCACGTGCGGCCCGGCGGACGCCACTTCGAGAGCCGCCGGCCTCCGAGAAGGGCCGTGGGTCCCGTCGGCCGGTAGGGCCCGCGGCAGGCCgaggggcttggggtgggggggtgtctgCGGGGCTCGGATTTCGGGGTATTGGGCCGGAGCGCGGCGCCGTGGGGACGGGGGAGAAGCCTCGTGGGGTAGGGACGGCCAGTGGGCTTCCTGTACTCCTCCCGGGCCCGTTAACCGCCgttctgcatgtgtgtgtttgttcacAGACCGCCCTGAGCACATTTTTCCAAGAAACCAACATTCCCaacagccaccaccaccaccagatgGTAAGTGCCGTCGGGGAGGGGGCGCAGGGGACCCCAGGCCCCTTGGCGCCTTGGCAGCGGCGGGCACGGGAGGGCAGGCAGGCGGGGAGGTGTGGGCCTCGcgcccgggggtggggggtgggcgcCCCGCAGCCCACCCGGGTCGGCCGGGGGGCGCGGGCCGGGGGCCGCTGTCAGCCGCGGGTGACAGCCATGTTGCCGGGGAGCGCCGCGCCGCGGATGTAAACAAAGAGCCAAAATGTCTTCCAGGAAAGAGCGGCTCCCGGGGCTCGCTGGCCTAACTTTGTGTTCCGGCCTCACTAGCTGCTGTATCTCGACCTAAGGTTTTGTGCCCGGCACTAATTTCTAAGGGCAAGAGACCCAAAGCAGAGGGGTAGGAAAGGGGGAGATGGCCAGAGGACAAGCGAGGGGCACTGGAGttggggaatggggagggggCCTGGATGATTGATAACTGACTTCTGGGGaactgggggggtggggagcagcgaGGAATCCTAAGACAGACTGGGAGTTGGGCTGTTCGTGTGTCCATGGGAAGCTCTCTCTTGCTGTTGGACTGatagctgccccctccccactcccaactTCAAAGAGAACAGGAAAAGGATTAAGTTACCTGGGTTCAGGGAGCTGGACTCGGAACCCACTTGGGTTCGTTTGCCCTTCTAAGGGCCGGTGGACTGGGTAGGCAACCCTGGGCATAGAGGACACACAGATTTTGACACAGGATAGGCCAAGCATTTGCATTTAATTTCACTATGTTACAATAAATAAAGTTCTAGAAACAGGGAAGTGGCTCAGACTTGGatttaggttattttctttttcagcttgGCCGCTGGCCCCAGCCTTTACCCTCCTGGCCATGGGGTATCCTGCTTTTTTGCCAGTGCAGGACATGGCTTCCGCTTGAGAAGCTTGAATGCTGCAACCCACCCCCCCTTCCCTGTACACACACACCCTAGTTACCTATTAGCCCTAGTGAGGGAGGAGGGCCTGGACTCAGCGATAGGGCTTGTAAAACATTATCCTCCAGGATATCTGTTGTGGCGTCTAGAGTGCATTTTTGGCATTTTTAAAGCTAGTGTCCTTGCCTGTGGCTCCTTCCTCCAAACAAGCAGCCTTGCCAGGAGGAGCTGCCAGTGGTTCCTCTGCTATGTCTGAACCCTGTTTCCATCTAGTCACAAAGGATAAGTAGGGAGGGTCCATCTTGGCCATTTTAATTAATCATTCTAGAACAGCCCGTGCTGtgtgtaaaataaaaacaaaccatgGTTGCAGCACAGCAGGCAAGTCACACCTGCCGAGGCTGCCGGGGCCTGCTCCTAGGAAACCCAGAGGGAGAGCCTCCTGCGCCTGCCACGGTCTCGAGCCTGGGAACTGGCTGTCTCCTGTCTCACTGGCTTCCCCTTCCTCTCAAAAGAGCCTTGAGGTTTGCTTCTCCCAGCTCTGGCCTTGCCAAAAAGTAGGTTTGTCTGGAAGATCTGGGCCTGGGGACCTGTGCAGTCCTGTTGTCCCTTCTCTGCAAACCTCGGGGGATTGTAATTCCTTTCTGACGCTTTCCTCGAGGGAGGCTGCAGGTCTTGTAAAAGATGAAATCCATATATCCATCAGCATGTCAGTATTGAGTACTTTGTTGGCACAGAGGAGGATGccatccccccttcccacccccaggaGTTTGGAGTTTATTggggaaataaagggaaaattaaataaaaaccagAGATTGGCAACAGCAAGAAAGCAATGGCGGAAGTGTCCCAGGGCAAGGATAACTGACCAATGATGGTTCCCTCAATTACTGTAGATCCACATAGTTGGAGGGGCTTCCCAGGCGCTGGGGAGGGTCTCTGGCATGGATTGGGAGGGCCGAGCAGAGGGAAAGGCCATGCACGCTGGAGACAGCAGGGCTGGAGGGTGTTAGCAGGGGCAGTGGACACCAGGCAGACCGGGAGCTGGGGTGCTCCATCAGTAGTTGCTCGAATCTCAGAGGAGGGGGCTTCAGAGCATCTTGCCCAAACCCCTGACATTACAAAAGGAAGAAATGCCCTGAGAGGTGAAGCAGCTTGCTGAGGTCCCCCAGCCAGGCAGGCCCCAGCCTCCGGGCAGCAGGGAGGCTGCTTGGTGGGCAGCCCTGCTGGCTTGGAGAACTGGGGAAGTCGGTCACGATGCTGTGATGCAAcgcgcccccacccccatcccccattcattatttccttctgccGGGAAATCAGCCCTTGGTGGGGGTTAGCGGGATcgtgagggaaggagggaaatgggTGAGTAAGGCCGGGCCTCTGCACAGAGTCCTTTGGCCACCCCCGAGGAAGATAGCAAGGGGCAGCGGTCCCCTGGAGCTCTCTGGGTCCTCTGCGGTGCTGGCCTCAGGGTGGGGGTGTAGTCCCCCCCTTTGTGACCCCAGCCCATCCCCTACACAGTTTCTAGCTGGGGTTTAACAGCAGAGCTgtgaaatctctctctccttgcaaGGTAGAGAACCCTAGAATCATGTTCTCTATGCTCGGGGGAGGGGCTGGTGTTGCTAAAATTAGGAGAAATTCGAAGAAGGTTTCCCTTGGCTTCCTGGGAAGGGAGAAGCTGCAGTGAGGCCAGAACCGGATTTGTGTAAGACCGCCTGCGACCCCGGCCCCTGGCCTTCCCGGCTGGGGCTGCTGCCCAGAAAAGGAGGAGAGAGTGCAGAGTTTGGGGAGCCCCCTCCCAGTGTCGTGGTAGGAGGCAGCGGATGTTGGAACCTTTGTCACAGCCCCCAGGAAGAGGCCCAGGGGGGAGTCGAggagactgagaaactgccagCCCCGTCCAGCAGCGTGGGGGGACACGCCGGGGGACGGGAAACTGAAATCCCTGGTGTCTGTCCTCCGGGATCGTAGACCCAGTAAACACAGACGAGCGGGGCAGGGGAGAGGTGTAGAGCTCCGGCCCGCAGACCTGGGAGGCCTGGGATTCAGTCTCCACCATTTGCTTGTGTGACTTGATCTCTGGGCCtcaagtttccttatttgtaataaACAGAGAAGAACTCATAGCCACCTGCAGGCCTCCTTGTGAGAAAGAAGACAGTGGGGCAAAGGCCCCCAGATCTGCAGGCTATTACTGCCTTCACTGTACAAGGAGCCTGAATACCAAAAAAAGTGCAGCTTCTCTGCGGTTGGCGGGAGACCCTCCCTGGGGCCCCTCCCAGCCAGGACCTGGGAGCGTCTGAGAGTTATGGAGGGAGCCAGCTGGTTTCTTTAGGGCCAGGCCTGCAGTGTGTGTCCTGGCCTGCTCTCTTGTCCTCTGCTTTTTAATCTGACACCTTAGCTTGGGGTCTGAATTAACCCCTTACTTCTGATACTCCTCAGGGGTGTATTTCCAAAGCATCACTCTTTTGCTTTGGATAAGGCTGTTTTGtcattgttcttattttttggttattattattgTCCTGGGGAAGCTGCTTGTGGGCTGTGAAATGGACCTACGCGGGTGAGCCCCACCCGGAAGGTTCTGTGGGGTCCCTGAGTGGCGGCCCTCCCGACACCTGTGTTCTCTTCCTGCAGATGTGCACCCCCAGCAACACACCTGCCACGCCCCCGAACTTCCCCGATGCGCTGGCCATGTTCTCCAAGCTCCGCGCCTCCGAGAGCCTGCAGGGCGGTCCCGGGGCCATGACGGCCATGGCCTGCTCCCCCCCTGCAAACTTCAGCCCCTTCTGGGCCTCGTCTCCCCCCAGCCACCAGGCGGCCTGgattcccccctcctcccccacagcccacaGTTTCCACCATCTGCACTGCCCACAGCCCACGTGGCCCCCCGGAACCCAGCAGGGGGGCACCCAGCAGAAGGCCATGGCTGCCCTGGACGGCCAGAGATGAGACTCGATGCCAACGGCGCGCTGGGTTGGAGCGGGGCGGCCAGGGTGGCAGGGGCACCGCGGAGGGCgggctgtgggggggggggggggtttcctGAAGATCGCACtggaagattttataaaagaa encodes the following:
- the UBALD2 gene encoding UBA-like domain-containing protein 2 gives rise to the protein MSVNMEELRHQVMINQFVLAAGCAADQAKQLLQAAHWQFETALSTFFQETNIPNSHHHHQMMCTPSNTPATPPNFPDALAMFSKLRASESLQGGPGAMTAMACSPPANFSPFWASSPPSHQAAWIPPSSPTAHSFHHLHCPQPTWPPGTQQGGTQQKAMAALDGQR